From the genome of Kryptolebias marmoratus isolate JLee-2015 linkage group LG19, ASM164957v2, whole genome shotgun sequence, one region includes:
- the LOC108231794 gene encoding peroxynitrite isomerase THAP4 isoform X2: MSTDHQSKKPKLAFGAQCFAINCYNYRNQHFKERGITFHLFPKQGREPDRYNQWVKACRRSDSMPSKWSLLCSDHFTDAAMDRTGQTVRLREGAVPTMFNFPAHLKKQSETKQPNPKRTAQSKGAASPPSDAAAAEDTVPARLQSQTEPRQPKPRRSARSKAAATPASDAADDSDTDPAPVQTKTKRRRTARSKAAALPPPDAADSGGTVPAHVQTQTEPSQTATSEGAALPPPDDSDTAPARLQTQTTEPSHAEAPEAVALPPPAAADSGVTAAGANASSLLDDHTYFLESPGDAAKLVKDLRRQIDDLQKELKNAAAREKRAKCYANKLKEQNQLVTELEAKMEAFKDIPEDLFYKPHNQYSEKQKDFARTLHLYSPKAYDFVRGVLPLPDPRSLRRWVEKDQGTAPQSPSSS, from the exons ATGTCAACAGACCATCAGAGTAAAAAACCCAAACTCGCCTTTGGAGCCCAATGTTTTGCCattaattgttataattatcGGAACCAGCACTTCAAAGAACGTGGCATTACGTTTCATCT CTTCCCCAAACAAGGCAGGGAACCAGACAGATACAACCAGTGGGTGAAGGCATGCCGGAGAAGCGACAGCATGCCGTCTAAATGGTCCCTCCTGTGTAGTGACCATTTTACCGATGCAGCCATGGATCGCACAGGACAGACCGTTCGCCTGAGAGAGGGTGCCGTGCCCACTATGTTCAATTTCCCTGCTCATCTCAAG aaacaatccGAGACAAAACAGCCTAACCCAAAACGAACGGCACAATCTAAAGGTGCAGCATCACCCCCGTCCGATGCCGCCGCCGCCGAGGACACCGTCCCCGCCCGTCTTCAG TCACAGACCGAGCCGAGGCAGCCTAAGCCAAGGCGGTCCGCGAGATCTAAAGCTGCAGCGACGCCCGCATCCGACGCCGCTGACGACAGCGACACCGACCCTGCTCCTGTTCAG ACAAAAACTAAGCGGAGGCGAACGGCGCGGTCCAAAGCTGCAGCGTTACCACCACCTGATGCCGCAGACAGCGGTGGCACCGTGCCTGCTCACGTTCAG ACACAAACTGAGCCAAGTCAAACTGCGACGTCTGAAGGCGCAGCCCTCCCCCCGCCCGACGACAGTGACACCGCCCCCGCTCGTCTTCAG ACGCAAACAACTGAGCCAAGTCACGCTGAGGCGCCTGAAGCCGTGGCCCTGCCCCCGCCCGCCGCCGCCGACAGCGGGGTCACCGCAGCCGGCGCGAACGCTTCCAGCCTGCTCGAC GATCACACGTACTTCCTGGAGAGTCCGGGCGACGCGGCGAAGCTGGTTAAAGACCTCCGACGGCAAATAGACGACCTCCAAAAAGAGCTGAAGAATGCGGCGGCGAGGGAAAAGCGGGCAAAATGTTACGCCAACAAACTGaaagaacagaaccagctggtGACAGAGCTGGAAGCCAAGATGGAGGCTTTCAAAG atattccAGAGGATCTGTTTTACAAACCCCACAACCAGTACTCCGAGAAGCAGAAGGACTTTGCACGTACCCTGCACCTTTATTCGCCAAAAGCCTACGACTTTGTCCGAGGAGTTTTGCCCCTGCCCGACCCTCGCTCTCTACGAAG GTGGGTGGAGAAGGACCAAGGAACAGCGCCCCAGTCCCCTTCGTCTAGCTGA
- the LOC108231794 gene encoding peroxynitrite isomerase THAP4 isoform X3: protein MTEDHLRKKPRLSEGPQCFAFNCYNYRNAHFKERGITFHCFPKQGREPDRYNQWVKACRRSDSMPSKWSLLCSDHFTDAAMDRTGQTVRLREGAVPTMFNFPAHLKKQSETKQPNPKRTAQSKGAASPPSDAAAAEDTVPARLQTEPRQPKPRRSARSKAAATPASDAADDSDTDPAPVQTKTKRRRTARSKAAALPPPDAADSGGTVPAHVQTQTEPSQTATSEGAALPPPDDSDTAPARLQTQTTEPSHAEAPEAVALPPPAAADSGVTAAGANASSLLDDHTYFLESPGDAAKLVKDLRRQIDDLQKELKNAAAREKRAKCYANKLKEQNQLVTELEAKMEAFKDIPEDLFYKPHNQYSEKQKDFARTLHLYSPKAYDFVRGVLPLPDPRSLRRWVEKDQGTAPQSPSSS, encoded by the exons ATGACAGAAGACCACCTGAGGAAAAAACCTAGACTCAGTGAGGGGCCCCAATGTTTCGCCTTTAATTGCTACAACTACAGGAACGCGCACTTCAAAGAACGTGGCATTACGTTTCATTG CTTCCCCAAACAAGGCAGGGAACCAGACAGATACAACCAGTGGGTGAAGGCATGCCGGAGAAGCGACAGCATGCCGTCTAAATGGTCCCTCCTGTGTAGTGACCATTTTACCGATGCAGCCATGGATCGCACAGGACAGACCGTTCGCCTGAGAGAGGGTGCCGTGCCCACTATGTTCAATTTCCCTGCTCATCTCAAG aaacaatccGAGACAAAACAGCCTAACCCAAAACGAACGGCACAATCTAAAGGTGCAGCATCACCCCCGTCCGATGCCGCCGCCGCCGAGGACACCGTCCCCGCCCGTCTTCAG ACCGAGCCGAGGCAGCCTAAGCCAAGGCGGTCCGCGAGATCTAAAGCTGCAGCGACGCCCGCATCCGACGCCGCTGACGACAGCGACACCGACCCTGCTCCTGTTCAG ACAAAAACTAAGCGGAGGCGAACGGCGCGGTCCAAAGCTGCAGCGTTACCACCACCTGATGCCGCAGACAGCGGTGGCACCGTGCCTGCTCACGTTCAG ACACAAACTGAGCCAAGTCAAACTGCGACGTCTGAAGGCGCAGCCCTCCCCCCGCCCGACGACAGTGACACCGCCCCCGCTCGTCTTCAG ACGCAAACAACTGAGCCAAGTCACGCTGAGGCGCCTGAAGCCGTGGCCCTGCCCCCGCCCGCCGCCGCCGACAGCGGGGTCACCGCAGCCGGCGCGAACGCTTCCAGCCTGCTCGAC GATCACACGTACTTCCTGGAGAGTCCGGGCGACGCGGCGAAGCTGGTTAAAGACCTCCGACGGCAAATAGACGACCTCCAAAAAGAGCTGAAGAATGCGGCGGCGAGGGAAAAGCGGGCAAAATGTTACGCCAACAAACTGaaagaacagaaccagctggtGACAGAGCTGGAAGCCAAGATGGAGGCTTTCAAAG atattccAGAGGATCTGTTTTACAAACCCCACAACCAGTACTCCGAGAAGCAGAAGGACTTTGCACGTACCCTGCACCTTTATTCGCCAAAAGCCTACGACTTTGTCCGAGGAGTTTTGCCCCTGCCCGACCCTCGCTCTCTACGAAG GTGGGTGGAGAAGGACCAAGGAACAGCGCCCCAGTCCCCTTCGTCTAGCTGA
- the LOC108231794 gene encoding peroxynitrite isomerase THAP4 isoform X1, protein MTEDHLRKKPRLSEGPQCFAFNCYNYRNAHFKERGITFHCFPKQGREPDRYNQWVKACRRSDSMPSKWSLLCSDHFTDAAMDRTGQTVRLREGAVPTMFNFPAHLKKQSETKQPNPKRTAQSKGAASPPSDAAAAEDTVPARLQSQTEPRQPKPRRSARSKAAATPASDAADDSDTDPAPVQTKTKRRRTARSKAAALPPPDAADSGGTVPAHVQTQTEPSQTATSEGAALPPPDDSDTAPARLQTQTTEPSHAEAPEAVALPPPAAADSGVTAAGANASSLLDDHTYFLESPGDAAKLVKDLRRQIDDLQKELKNAAAREKRAKCYANKLKEQNQLVTELEAKMEAFKDIPEDLFYKPHNQYSEKQKDFARTLHLYSPKAYDFVRGVLPLPDPRSLRRWVEKDQGTAPQSPSSS, encoded by the exons ATGACAGAAGACCACCTGAGGAAAAAACCTAGACTCAGTGAGGGGCCCCAATGTTTCGCCTTTAATTGCTACAACTACAGGAACGCGCACTTCAAAGAACGTGGCATTACGTTTCATTG CTTCCCCAAACAAGGCAGGGAACCAGACAGATACAACCAGTGGGTGAAGGCATGCCGGAGAAGCGACAGCATGCCGTCTAAATGGTCCCTCCTGTGTAGTGACCATTTTACCGATGCAGCCATGGATCGCACAGGACAGACCGTTCGCCTGAGAGAGGGTGCCGTGCCCACTATGTTCAATTTCCCTGCTCATCTCAAG aaacaatccGAGACAAAACAGCCTAACCCAAAACGAACGGCACAATCTAAAGGTGCAGCATCACCCCCGTCCGATGCCGCCGCCGCCGAGGACACCGTCCCCGCCCGTCTTCAG TCACAGACCGAGCCGAGGCAGCCTAAGCCAAGGCGGTCCGCGAGATCTAAAGCTGCAGCGACGCCCGCATCCGACGCCGCTGACGACAGCGACACCGACCCTGCTCCTGTTCAG ACAAAAACTAAGCGGAGGCGAACGGCGCGGTCCAAAGCTGCAGCGTTACCACCACCTGATGCCGCAGACAGCGGTGGCACCGTGCCTGCTCACGTTCAG ACACAAACTGAGCCAAGTCAAACTGCGACGTCTGAAGGCGCAGCCCTCCCCCCGCCCGACGACAGTGACACCGCCCCCGCTCGTCTTCAG ACGCAAACAACTGAGCCAAGTCACGCTGAGGCGCCTGAAGCCGTGGCCCTGCCCCCGCCCGCCGCCGCCGACAGCGGGGTCACCGCAGCCGGCGCGAACGCTTCCAGCCTGCTCGAC GATCACACGTACTTCCTGGAGAGTCCGGGCGACGCGGCGAAGCTGGTTAAAGACCTCCGACGGCAAATAGACGACCTCCAAAAAGAGCTGAAGAATGCGGCGGCGAGGGAAAAGCGGGCAAAATGTTACGCCAACAAACTGaaagaacagaaccagctggtGACAGAGCTGGAAGCCAAGATGGAGGCTTTCAAAG atattccAGAGGATCTGTTTTACAAACCCCACAACCAGTACTCCGAGAAGCAGAAGGACTTTGCACGTACCCTGCACCTTTATTCGCCAAAAGCCTACGACTTTGTCCGAGGAGTTTTGCCCCTGCCCGACCCTCGCTCTCTACGAAG GTGGGTGGAGAAGGACCAAGGAACAGCGCCCCAGTCCCCTTCGTCTAGCTGA
- the mut gene encoding methylmalonyl-CoA mutase, mitochondrial, with translation MLTAHRACAALAARRLLAASASSSLTRRSQIHTSVTRQDQVGLHPEWASLAQKQLKGKNPEDLIWRTPEGIDIKPVYTQADSERNADELPGVFPYTRGPYPTMYTYRPWTIRQYAGFSTVEESNKFYKDNIKAGQQGLSVAFDLPTHRGYDSDNPRVHGDVGMAGVAIDTVEDMKMLFDGIPLEKMSVSMTMNGAVIPVLAMFIVTGEEQGVPKEKLTGTIQNDILKEFMVRNTYIFPPEPSMHAIADIFAYTSKYMPKFNSISISGYHLQEAGADAILEVAYTIANGLEYCRTGLKAGLTIDEFAPRLSFFWGIGMNFYMEIAKLRAARRLWATLLKEKFQPKNAKSLLLRTHCQTSGWSLTEQDPYNNVIRTVIEAMAAVFGGTQSLHTNSFDEALGLPTVKSARIARNTQIIVQEESGIPKVADPWGGSHMMEALTNDVYDAALKFIKDIEEMGGMARAVAEGIPKLRIEECAARRQARIDSGSEVIVGVNKYRLEKEETVEVLAIDNTAVRQKQIDKLNKVKENRDPEAAKRCLAAIEECAKTREGNLLALAVEASRARCTVGEITDAMKKVFGEHKASTRMVSGAYRSEFGEHEEIILANNRVADFKKHEGRNPRLLVAKMGQDGHDRGAKVIATGFADLGFDVDIGPLFQTPVEVAQQAVDADVHCVGVSTLAAGHKTLVPELIKELRKLNRPDILVICGGVIPPQDYEFLYHSGVCSIFGPGTRIPQAAVEVIDNIEKSLVKIRQAM, from the exons ATGCTGACGGCACACAGGGCCTGTGCAGCACTGGCTGCCCGCCGCCTGCTTGCAGCTTCTGCCTCTTCGTCCCTCACACGCCGCTCTCAAATTCACACTTCAGTAACACGTCAGGACCAGGTCGGACTGCATCCCGAGTGGGCCAGCCTGgctcagaaacagctgaagggaaAGAACCCGGAAGATCTCATCTGGCGCACGCCCGAGGGAATCGACATCAAGCCAGTGTACACTCAGGCAGACTCGGAACGAAACGCCGATGAGCTGCCTGGAGTGTTTCCGTACACCAGAGGACCCTATCCCACCATGTACACTTACAGACCCTGGACAATCAGACAGTATGCCGGCTTTAGCACTGTGGAGGAGAGTAACAAGTTCTATAAAGATAACATTAAAG ctggtcAGCAGGGTCTCTCTGTGGCTTTCGATCTCCCCACGCACCGCGGGTATGACTCGGACAACCCCAGAGTCCACGGGGACGTCGGCATGGCGGGAGTAGCTATCGACACGGTGGAGGACATGAAGATGCTCTTCGATGGAATCCCGCTGGAGAAGATGTCCGTGTCCATGACGATGAACGGGGCCGTCATCCCGGTGTTGGCGATGTTCATCGTGACGGGAGAGGAGCAGGGCGTGCCCAAAGAGAAACTAACTGGCACAATTCAAAACGATATTTTGAAGGAGTTCATGGTGCGCAACACCTACATCTTCCCACCGGAACCTTCCATGCACGCCATCGCAGACATCTTTGCGTACACCTCCAAG TACATGCCCAAGTTTAACTCCATATCTATCAGTGGCTACCATCTCCAGGAGGCCGGAGCCGACGCCATCTTAGAGGTAGCTTACACCATCGCTAATGGCCTGGAGTACTGTCGGACGGGCCTGAAAGCAGGTTTAACCATCGACGAGTTCGCTCCAAG acTGTCATTTTTTTGGGGCATAGGGATGAATTTCTACATGGAAATAGCCAAGCTGAGAGCAGCCAGGAGGTTGTGGGCCACTCTGCTTAAAGAAAAGTTCCAGCCCAAGAATGCCAAGTCTCTCCTCCTGCGCACCCACTGCCAGACTTCAGGCTGGTCTCTCACAGAGCAA GATCCGTACAACAACGTGATCCGTACGGTGATCGAAGCCATGGCTGCTGTGTTCGGGGGCACCCAGTCACTACACACAAACTCTTTCGACGAAGCTCTGGGGTTACCGACTGTGAAGAGTGCCCGCATCGCCAGGAACACCCAGATTATCGTCCAAGAAGAGTCGGGCATCCCCAAAGTGGCCGATCCCTGGGGGGGCTCGCACATGATGGAAGCTCTGACTAACGATGTCTATGACGCTGCTTTGAAG tTCATCAAAGACATCGAGGAGATGGGAGGCATGGCCAGAGCTGTGGCAGAGGGCATTCCAAAACTTCGAATCGAGGAATGTGCTGCACGAAGACAGGCCCGCATTGACTCAG ggtcGGAGGTCATCGTTGGGGTGAACAAGTACCGTCTGGAAAAGGAGGAGACCGTGGAGGTGCTCGCCATCGACAACACCGCCGTGCGGCAGAAGCAGATTGACAAGCTGAATAAG GTGAAGGAGAATCGGGATCCAGAAGCAGCGAAGAGGTGTTTGGCAGCGATTGAGGAGTGTGCTAAAACCAGGGAGGGCAACCTGCTGGCCCTGGCTGTAGAGGCGTCACGAGCCAG ATGCACTGTCGGTGAAATTACTGATGCAATGAAGAAAGTGTTTGGAGAACACAAGGCCAGCACCAGGATGGTGAGCGGCGCTTACCGCAGTGAGTTTGGAGAACACGAGGAGATCATCTTGGCCAACAACAG AGTTGCAGATTTCAAGAAACACGAGGGCAGGAACCCTCGACTGCTGGTGGCGAAGATGGGACAGGACGGCCATGACAGAGGGGCCAAAGTCATCGCCACAGGCTTTGCAGATTTGGGTTTCGATGTAGACATTGGACCACTGTTTCAG ACGCCAGTCGAAGTCGCCCAGCAGGCAGTGGATGCGGACGTTCACTGCGTCGGAGTCAGCACACTCGCTGCAGGACACAAGACCCTGGTCCCCGAGCTCATCAAAGAGCTACGGAAGCTCAACAGGCCCGACATCCTCGTCATCTGTGGGGGTGTCATCCCTCCGCAG gactATGAGTTCCTGTACCACAGCGGTGTGTGTTCCATCTTCGGCCCAGGAACCAGGATCCCACAAGCTGCTGTTGAAGTGATCGACAACATTGAGAAGAGTCTCGTAAAGATACGACAAgccatgtaa
- the opn8b gene encoding opsin 8, group member b, with protein MAVLSIVGNLLVLIMAFKRSARMKPPELLSVNLAVTDLGAAVTMYPLAVASAWSHHWLGGDVSCVYYGLAGFFFGIASIMNLTVLAIVRFIVSLNLHSPRETISWKKVKILCVWTWLYALVWALFPILGWGRYGPEPFGLSCSLAWGQMKHEGFSFVVSLFSVNLLAPCIVIICCYFGIALKLYFTYKKSSNSNHVPNIVKLHRRLLIIAVLISIGFIGCWTPYGLVSLWSILNDSSKLSPEVSLLPCMFAKSSTVYNPMVYYFFSQSFKQEVKQLGWMCFGSNPCHVSTSINDNNIYMVSVNVKSKETPQETVQEILELRQ; from the exons ATGG CTGTGCTCTCCATTGTTGGAAACCTGCTGGTCCTCATCATGGCTTTCAAAAGATCAGCGAGGATGAAGCCTCCGGAGCTGCTGAGCGTGAATCTGGCAGTGACAGACCTGGGAGCAGCTGTCACCATGTACCCCCTGGCCGTTGCCTCTGCCTGGAGCCACCACTGGCTCGGGGGAGATGTTTCCTGCGTGTACTACGGCCTCGCAGGCTTCTTTTTTGGCATCGCCAGCATCATGAACCTCACCGTGTTGGCCATCGTGCGCTTCATTGTGTCCCTCAATCTGCACTCTCCCA GAGAGACAATCAGCTGGAAGAAGGTGAAGATTCTGTGCGTGTGGACCTGGCTGTACGCTCTCGTCTGGGCTCTGTTCCCCATTCTGGGCTGGGGCCGCTATGGGCCCGAGCCCTTTGGCCTGTCCTGCTCGCTCGCTTGGGGGCAGATGAAACACGAGGGCTTCTCGTTCGTCGTCTCCTTGTTCTCCGTCAATCTGCTCGCGCCTTGCATCGTCATCATCTGCTGCTACTTCGGCATCGCGCTGAAGCTGTATTTCACTTACAAAAAGTCGTCGAACAGCAACCACGTTCCCAATATTGTCAAGCTTCACCGAAGGCTGTTAATa ATTGCTGTGTTGATCAGCATAGGTTTCATAGGCTGCTGGACGCCATACGGTTTGGTGAGCCTGTGGTCCATTCTGAACGACAGCAGCAAACTCTCGCCCGAAGTCAGCCTGCTGCCCTGCATGTTCGCAAAGAGCTCCACTGTGTACAACCCCATGGTCTACTACTTCTTCAGCCAGAGCTTCAAACAGGAGGTAAAGCAGCTGGGATGGATGTGCTTTGGCTCCAATCCGTGCCACGTTTCCACCAGCATCAACGACAACAACATATACATGGTCAGTGTGAATGTGAAGAGTAAAGAGACGCCGCAGGAAACCGTGCAGGAGATCCTAGAGCTGAGGCAGTGA